In Macadamia integrifolia cultivar HAES 741 chromosome 1, SCU_Mint_v3, whole genome shotgun sequence, a single window of DNA contains:
- the LOC122074116 gene encoding uncharacterized protein LOC122074116, with translation MKRLPSPSSYSIMIFFLALFVSISTSSEESPASSIYEVLRSHGLPIGLLPKGVTQFSLDGNGRFEVHLQQSCNAKFENEVHYDRNVSGFLSYGQIGALSGISAQELFLWFPVKGIRVDIPSSGLIYFDVGVIYKQFSLSLFETPPDCKAVDSDLLLSESRHIAATVFKSQSGKLQYKLDQGDLRSPVL, from the exons ATGAAGAGGTTACCTTCTCCTTCATCTTATTCCATTATGATCTTCTTCTTAGCCCTTTTCGTTTCAATCTCTACTTCTTCAGAAGAATCACCAGCCTCTTCAATATACGAAGTCCTGAGGTCACACGGGCTCCCAATAGGTTTGCTCCCAAAAGGGGTAACACAATTCAGCTTGGATGGAAACGGCAGGTTCGAAGTTCACCTTCAACAGTCCTGCAATGCTAAGTTCGAGAACGAGGTGCATTACGATCGCAACGTGTCTGGCTTTCTTAGCTATGGCCAGATCGGAGCTTTGTCTGGTATATCGGCTCAAGAGCTTTTTCTTTGGTTCCCTGTAAAGGGTATTCGTGTCGACATCCCAAGCTCTGGACTTATTTATTTTGATGTGGGTGTCATTTACAAGCAATTCTCGCTCTCTTTGTTTGAGACTCCACCTGATTGCAAGGCTGTTGACTCTGATCTTCTCCTTTCAGAGAGCCGACACATTGCTGCAACGGTTTTTAAG AGTCAATCCGGGAAGCTCCAGTATAAGCTTGATCAGGGAGATCTTCGAAGTCCAGTATTGTAA